The stretch of DNA TTTTGACTGGCACCAAACACAAGAAACTAGGAGAGATCATCCTTTGACCTTCCACAAACATTCTTACAAGAATCTGCAAAACATATTAGTGGCTCTGTAGGAAACCCTACAGGGTTAGCACAAAAGCCAATGTTTCCTCCTAAGACTTAGGCACTAACCTGCTTTGATGTACCAAAGCAGAAACCACTAATTCAATGCGATTTTTGGTTCTTTTGGAGAAATTACACTGTGTTCGCAACGACAGCATCCATTCAACTACATTAATGTGGTACACATGAAACACATTCTCACTTTACCAATTTAGTATCAAAACCTGAGTAAGAACACATTGCAAGACATTCTGGGGACCTGAAGTTTGAAATGTAGCATTAATCACAGAAGGTCTGGAAGAAAGTTTGATCTGAACGCTACTGCTTCACAGTAGCAACTCTTGAGTGACTTTTTGCTTACCTCTACAAGGCAAGCACAGTGTGAGCCTGAGCCATAAAACAGCAATTCACACAAGACTAAACTGACTTTGTACTTACCCAGATAGCAAGCAGCCCTAGTCCAATCCACAAAGATGCATATAACTAACTGAAACCTAGTTATACCTGCTTCACATtctcagaggaaaacagaagcagatgaCTAACAAGGCAGTCAAATATAAGATTGAAGTCTCTGCCAAGCATATATTCACATTAACTGCTGAAACAagaatttgtttgtttggtttttagtGACTGTACACTACAACCATTCTTGATTTTCGGCTcctggggagtggggaagagagaaagaagaaagtctAAAGACTTGGAATTCTTGTTGAAACTATTTAAAACTGTTACAGAAGTTACTTTCGAGCAtgcctgtattttttccttagaaacTGTACTTGTTTTCCAGAATGGCGTTATActttccccaccaccccccaaactAGGAAGCACGTTTCCTTTAAGCAAACATTATACAAGATGCTCTCACAGCGCCTTCCAAATTATGAAACTGTACCATCATTTAAAAGTCAGCCAGACCTAACATTGGTAACACGTGGCTTCTTAAGACACTGCATGAGTATTTCAACTGTACCCCTTAGAGACTAGCCATGAGCTCATCCAAAGACGACAAGAACATatggaataaagaaataaacagctgGTATGTCCTCCAGTTGCTACTGAAGACACTGCTGCGGGGAAGCTATGCAAAAcaagaagtattttaagaaacCATCATATGGCTTACATTACAgcttaaaaaattaagacagaGAACTAGGGCCTTCAGAAGCTGGCCAAACGCTAGGCTACATTCCTGATTTCATGCAAAAGACAGACGCTGAAGATTTTGCTACATCAGGATGAAAATCAATCTGCATTCCATCCTTATGTGTTATAGCCGTACTAAAGGACTTGCAGGACTCCCAGCAGCTGATAAATGGTGCAGAAATCCCAGCCTCAGCTTCAGACAGAGCCTTGAAAAGCTTCTTCGTATCCAACAGAGATAGAGACACATTAAGGAATCCACACGCTTCAGAAACCTGAAGTGCATTGATCTAGCTGATCCtttaaaagacttgttttggggtttttttaacctacCCAGGACAGCACACCGAGCACTGTGCTTAGGCCGAGGCTGCTGAGCACGAAGCGGCCGCTGTCCCACAGCCCCGAAGGGCTGGTTACCCCTCACCGCAAGCCTCACCCGCGTGCCCGGGATTGTCACACGCACTGTCCCCAACGCCTCCCCGGCGGCAGCTGTGTAGGAAATCATGGACGCAGAGTTTCGTGACAAAACCGCGTACTGGGGAAGGCAGGCGCggagggggagcagcagggcacaTCCCCAGCCTCCATCCGTAAATTATACCAACCGCTCACCCACCCCGGGCATTCGTTTATCGCCATCTCGGCCCCTGGGGCTTTGCCCGCGGCCCGCCCCCCCAGGCCCGCACCGCCTCGCCGTCCTCCCCGGGGACCCtccggcggggggcggccccggcccggcgcgaCTCGGGGcgaggcgggcggcggcggcagcgcggccgcATGACGCaggccgggcagggggcggccAGGCCGGcgggcggggtggggggcgggcagcgggcgctcggcggccgggccgggggcgagGGGAGGGACTACCGGGGGGCGAAccgcgccgggcggggcggcTCTCCTCAGGCACGGCACGGCGCCacaggtggggagggagggaaggagggaggcaggcacagcccagcccggcccggaGCGGCCCGAGCCGCCGCCTCAAGCGGGGGGTGCGCGGAGCGGCGGTTGGCGGGTAACGGCCCGCGTAACGGCGCGGGTAACGGCCCGCGTAAGGGCCGCCCCGGCCGCACTCACCATGGTGCGTGCCCCTCCGCGGCCGACTCCCGCCCCGCGCGCCACCAGCACCAgccgccccggcccgcgccCTTGTCATGTGACCTTACAGCCCGCCACGCCACGCCCCCCGCCGCACGTGACCGCCCCCCCCTCCACCTTCCCGTCGCCGCCGCCGACCGCTTCGTGCCCGCCGAGGGCcggccggggggcgggcggggtcgaagcgggggggagggggcgggcaGCGCATGCGCGACGCGGCGGGAGGGCGCCGCCTagcgggcgggaggcggcagcgccgcgggggggcgggcgcggtgCCGCCCGGCGAGCGCCTTTGCGAGATTCAGGCGCTCGGGCGGGGTTTGCGTGACCCGCCGGGGCTCCCGCCACGCAGCGGTTTGTAACTTACTACCCCCGGTACCATCCACAAAGGTCGGGCAGGGCCCCAAAACCCACGCTCCCCGCGGTGGGATGGCCGCCCCACCTGCTGAAACCAAAGAGCGCGTTCGGCCCGAACAAAGATTTTTGGGGCGAGTAGAAGCAACAGAGATCTCAAGGCAAAGTTTTTTATTGATTTGGAGCTGCTGTAAAACCGCTCCGTGGCCGTTGCGCCGGGTgaggcagcggggcaggggcgcgggggggcggcacGGGGGGCCGATGCCTCCAACCCTACAGCAGCAAATCCTCCTCCgtcagcttctgctgcagctcgCTGCCTCGCGGGCCCGCTGGGAACACCGGCAGCTTCCTCGTGGAGACACTGTCACCGTCCCCGAGCCCCGACCCAGAGGCTGGCTCCGGTTCCCTCATGTCATCGGACCCAGAGCCGGACTCCGGCCCCGACAAAGGGAACATGTCCTGCAGGTCCTGGTATCGCGCCATCCTGAAACACAGAGCGGCAGCCCGTTTATTCCAAATGTATTACTTTGTTTGTTCTCTCTTAGCACACCGAAGCCTCATGTTGCCCTGTGCGGGTGAGCCGCGCTGTGGCAGGGCTGTCACGGCAGGGATACTGCGTGGTTTGGGTGCCAACATTCAGTGCGCGTTCTGTAACGAACTTACAGGGACATGTCTGCCATGGGAGGAAGGATCCTGTTGGCTCCACCGGTGGGCACGTAGAACCAGGGGCCCTCCTCCTCGATGCAGTTAGCAGACCAGGCGTCGGGGCGGCATCTCACCCTCTTGTACCGTGCCTTCTGCAGCGGAGCACCTGGTTGAATCAGCTGTGCGTTATTCACTGGGAACAGGACGTTATTCACCAGGACCTATTAACTTTATGAGCACCTAGTAAAGCTTAAAGGAGTGGAAGAAAGTCATTGGCGTCACCCTGACTTCTCAACTGCCTTAAGCTAAATTAACcctgaaaacttgttttaaatggCTACTGATACCCTAAGTGACATCTTTGCTATCAGAGGCATCTGGTGCTTCTCACACATGGCACCAGGAAGTCCACAGGAATTAGAAATGGAAGCCCCATGGGAAACCAGTGCCTCACACCAATGTCACAGCAGGGCTCATCCCTGGCTCAAGGCATGGCACGTCCGTGGGAGACCTGTGGGCTCTGCCACCTGCAGCTGTCCCCAAAGCTGGTGGAGGTATCTCAAGATCTCCTGGGGACAAGCCACCCCATGGAGAGCTGTCTCCAGCGCCCTCCCTTCCTCTGTTGGCCTCAGCAAGGGTCAGAACCAGCTCCGCTTTGGCTTTGTGTGcctcagcacagcccctctgAGTCCAATGGGATGAGTTTTGGGGGGGAGGTCAGAAACCGAAGGTGTGCCAGGAGCCACCTGCCACAGGAGCAGATCTGGGGACTACGCAGGCTCTCGGAGCGTGTCACCGTAGCAAAGACAGTTCAGGCATCTAGACACGACTCGGGGTTTTGCACACCCACGGTTTCAGTGCTGGTGCCCCCCAGGTGCCTGATCAGAGCTGCCGCTGAAAAGCAGGTATtcaaaaaacaccaaaaggaCAAAATAATGATCATGTAGTAAAGATAAAACCAGTGGCGTTTTGTCCTTCCTCTTGGTCTCATGTAATTAATTTGTTCTGAAGCCTCCTGGCTCATTCTCTCCCTGATGGCatttcatctattttttttctcagttgctTGGGAATATCTTTCTGTAATTACACTTCTCTATTGGCCTATATATTTCCATAATGTACTAGATGACTTTCAGATACCTCCTACACTCTTCtataagagaaaaaagatcTCATGGGTATCATTTCCTGATTCTTTTTCAGCATATTCCTTTTTCatacatattttcttctcttagcATATTCTTAAGAAGGTTTTTAATAATAagtggcaaaaaaataaacaactgcagctgaataatttacaaataaacAATGTACAAGAAGCAGGCCATAATCCCTCAAGATCAGCCTCCGAGTGGTAGATACATAACAAAAGCCCATCACTATCACAGCCTTGGGTTGGGGACAAATTATACTCTACTTGCCTGAAAAGCACTTCTCTCTTGCAAGAAACAAATCCACAGAGTAAGTAATCATGaatcaatgttttcttttaactgttttaGTGCTGCGTGTTGCAATGTTCTACCAAAAAAACCGTTCAATTTCCTCATACTTACAACTAGTTTCCTTTCCTGTCCCCTCAAGAAAGTAGACCAACAGAAGTTATGACATGGGAACTGTTACATACTTCATCAGTAGCTACATAACTGAATAACAGTAGTAACTGGACCACTGTGAAAGGGCtggttaaaaatatatatatattgaaatCTATGAATTGAAAAATGTACACACATACAGCCATGTATTTGATGAAGTATTTTTctcagaggagctgggaaagggACACAGAAATGCTCCACTTGCAGAAAGCAACTTTTCTTTTCACTCCCcttccagaaaatgaaatgttagaaaaacaggttttctgaGTACATCTCATTACCCCTAGAAGAAGGTCAGTTTGAAAAATTTGGAGGCTGCCTACTTGGCCTACACCGCATAGCCCAGAAAGAGGATTACCAAGAGAACAACCACCCCGTTTTACCTTGTGCTGTGTATCCCACAAAGAGGATTAAACAAATAGCCAGGAAAATCCTCCCGTTACATCTGATAAGGAGCTGCATTTTGGCCGGCATCCCCCCGCTCGCCACCAGCCTTCACCACAGCTTCGCGCTTCAGAAATACGACGGGGCAAGGGGATCAACTTTTAGAAAAGGTTTCCAAAACCTCAAACCCAACCCATAACCTGCGTCACTACTTCCTGATTGACGGGGGTGAGACATGTACAGAAAAGCCCAGCACTCTGACCTCCCAGCCTTcatcactcaaaaaaaaaaaaaaaatccccactgCCTTCATCTCCAGTTTTGCCTgaggagaaaagcaaacccaggaCCAAGCAGCCCGACTGAAGGTGTGTGCTGCCGGCAGCGCGTCGTCCAGGCGTGCATCCCACCCGGTGCCTGCCTGATGCTCAGAGGGCTCCAGGGCATTTGCTGTTTCCTCCAGagagaaaaagctgcttttcatgtCTCCGACTTTCAGgctgctgcatttttgcatTGGCACTGGCAGTGATTTTCCCTGCCTCGAGCCCTCAGTCCATCAGGAAGGTTGAGAACCAGTTGCTTGCAGTCAGTGCAAGTTTCACCAACTGGGAAATAATCTTTTTCCACAAAAGGAACTTGCCTCTGGAATCTCATGCCAGGGTTGTGTGTTCTTTTTCAAAGTGGGATCTCAAATATTCACGgtagaagtgaaaaaatatattaatttagaGAACATATTCTGGTAGAAACGTGTCAGCTCTTTTCTGAAAGGGCACGGAGGATCCACTCAGCCAGATCAGCACCGTGTGGTGCGAGTGTCCCGGGGAGTGTAGCAAAGCATTCGGACAGCGTGTGGCTCTGGGAAGAGCCTGTCTGAAAGCCATGAAAGTCCTTACGTAGATAGACACATGGAAGCTGCCTTCCAGCTAGCTCATaccttttcttgcctttcagtTGTGATTAAGCCAGGCTTGAGTTCACTTAATAAATTACAAACAACAAGGTTATCGAAGCGGTGGAGGTTTTCCTTAGTCATACCATTAGCTGCTGGATTAACTGAGGCACCGATGTGCGGGCCTAACGTGCTGCCAGCACCtttggcagtgctgcagctgatAGTGTAAGTTCTCTGTAGTAAATCTATTTTTACGCAGTGGAAAGTCCATGGAGGCCGCCGGTGGGGATCTGGGCTGAGCGGTGACTTTCTGTGGGGCACGGTGCTCCACCAAACCCCACAACTAGTGGAAGAgacccctgcagcagctcccctttctgggctgggatttacCGACGGGCCGATGGACCCAGCTGCACGTTCAGCATCAGTGAGATTTATTATGAACCTCTGCACACAGAGTTTTTTTCTGGCACATAAAGAAAAGGCGCCTCAAACCTTTTGCAGGCACAGAAGGACTCACGTGCAGTGGTTATTCCTATCAGCCTcatttctgctttgtatttttagcatcaactcttttttcttttgttttgtttttcaaggtgACGCTCAGCATCAATAGGAAGCTGGGTGAATG from Falco biarmicus isolate bFalBia1 chromosome 9, bFalBia1.pri, whole genome shotgun sequence encodes:
- the SRGN gene encoding serglycin — protein: MPAKMQLLIRCNGRIFLAICLILFVGYTAQGAPLQKARYKRVRCRPDAWSANCIEEEGPWFYVPTGGANRILPPMADMSLMARYQDLQDMFPLSGPESGSGSDDMREPEPASGSGLGDGDSVSTRKLPVFPAGPRGSELQQKLTEEDLLL